GGCTTTTGTTTCTTAGATAAGACTCAGTGGGAAGAGGGAGTCAGGGGCTTCTGCTTCTCCTGACCGGTCAGAAGCTTCTAGAGTCAGCCCTCTGCTTCCCAGCAGGAACCCAAGTTGGCCGTTCATGACACAAACACCCCAAGGCCACACATACAGTGTGGCTGGAAAGAACCTTGAGGTGTCCAGGAGAGTGCCTGGCAGAATACAGCTAGAGGATAGCTGTAGACCTTCCCAGAAGGGGCCACACAGGGAAACTGGGCTGACTTTCCCCTCTGGTAATTTGAGCTTTTGACTGCAACAGTGTATCTTCTTTGCCGAGGCAACGCCATCCACACAGAGCCACTCAGACCCCAAGCATTCCTTGGCTACGCCAACAGGCCCTGCGATGATCATCAGGAGCCTAGGTGTTGCCAGGAGCCTCACGACCCAATATCAGGACACGACCTTAGGATCATTTCCTGCTACACTTCTGGTCCTCTCAGCTCTCTCAGCTGCCCAGAAGGAACAAACAGGTTGGAGCAGGCTCTGTACCTTGTTAGTTCTACCCTTGTTGCtcgctttttctttctttctttctttctttctttctttctttctttctttctttctttctttctttctttctttctttctttctttctttctttcttttctttctttctttctttctttctttcctcttcctctctctctctctctctctctctctctctctctccctctcccctctttctttttcttcactttactctctctctctctctccctctcccctctttctttttcttcactttacatcccgatcaCAGCCCCCTTGCACTCTCCCCTCCCAcagcctctttctccacctcctcgcTTTCTCCTCTGAGTACGCCCTGGGTACCaaaccaccctggcacatcaagtcactgcaggactagggacatcttccactgaggccagacaaggcagcccagttaggggaataggATCTACAGTCAGGCAACAGAGTTGAGGATAGCtcccattccagttgttggggaacccacatgaagaccaagttgcatatCTGTTGCATATGTACTGggggctaggtccagcccatatatgctctttggttggtggctcagtctctgggagctaccAAAGGTCTAGGTTAATTGTCTCTGTTAGTTTTCTTGTGAAGTCTCTAtgcccttggggggggggggtctctcaaTCCTTCCCTGTTTCCTTAGTCCTGAGACACAAATAACATGAAACGTTATTTGTTTAGGCCATTGGCCTAAGAGTGGTATGTGTTGCTCTCTTAGCAGGCACGTGTAAATTGTCATCATCCTTGGTTGGATGGGGCAGGCTGAGTGAATCTGTGGactctctcttgcttctgcttcAGTATCTTCAGGATGATGTTCTGTCCTGAGGAAGGTCAGAGAACCCAGGTACAATGCAGATAACTCTATTACCTAATCCCACCTCCTCTCTGTGGGACCGTCCCCACTCCCTCAGGTGACTAAATGTTGAAAAGAGAACCTGGCATGTCTGAGGGTTAATCTCCATTGCCAATTTGACTGTATTTAGACGTGTCATAGAGACTTCCGGCCGTGTCTGTAGGTCGAAAGGTTTAACTGAAGAGAAGACTCATTTTGAATTCGGGTAGAATCACTCATGGACTGGGGTCTAAGATAACAAGGAAAGAGTTAGCTGAGAACCAGCATCCATTTTGCTTTGCTGCCTCACGTGCCTGAAGCCATGCCTTCTTTACCATGATGTAttcctcaaactgtaagccaaatcaaACCCTTCTTCTCCAGTTGCTTCTTCTCATGCATTTTGtaacagcagtgagaaaagtaatgaatacaGTTGGGTTTCAGCATCCCCAACCCTCCTCACACTGCAGCCCTCTTCCTTCAGGGCCTCTGCTGTGTTGTGACTCAATCCATTTATTTCACTGAGCTATCCTGAGTACCCATGTGCCAGCAGACCCTTTAGTCAAGGGCAGGAATGGGGGAAGATAAATGCAGccgagtgtgtgcatatgtgtcatCCAATCCCCAAGGCCATCTCATCTAGCTGGGACTTGTTATTCCCATTGTGTAGATATAGCAACCGAGGCTTGAGGGATCACAGTCCAGAAATAGAGCTGGATATATGAGGTGGACTGTCTCAGGGATCTGAAACTTCATCCTTCCCCACTCTACTATGCCTTTCCAGCACAGCTGTGGTTCCAGAAAGTTCTTTGGGTGCTGGTCCAGTATTCACAGATGGTATGCTGCAGACAGCCAGTGGCCAGCCACCAAGGAGTCAAGAATGTCAAAGGGACATCATGCCAGCAGCTTGGTGTTTCTCATCCCGCTGGCCCAGCTACCAGGAAAACCAGAAGAATGACTCAAAAGCACCTGCCTATCTTGAACATGCCTGAACACAGATACCATGGTCACCTCAGACAGATGGGGCTTGCCAAGCTGAGGTTCACATATGGGGAGGCCTACAGTTTGGGAAGGATCTTTCAGCTCTTTCACTTGTGAACATGGAGGACCAGGTGGTTGGAAGATCATTTGAGATAGACCAAGGGCAAGCTTACATGTGCATAGAGCAGTCCCAAAGAGATTGTTGTGACTATCCACATGTCAATAGATGAGAATCTGACTGACACGGGCCAATGGCTTCATCTTCTTGGTCTTGGGTAGTCACAAGAGGCACTCTTCTTAGTCACCAGATTGACAAAGCTACTCCTCCTATGTAAGAACTGAGACTAGGAGCTGGGGTCTGGGACCAGCTTAGGTCTCTGGAATAGGTCTAAACCTTTCTATGGAGGCAAAAGCAACCCCTGCCAAGGGAGAAGTATTTTTATCGGTAGCTGGAAGTCTTTAGGATATTCTCCTAGTTCACTTCTCACCTGCAAAGTGTAGGTAAGGAAGAAAAGCAACCACCACTTGGAGTAAGGTGATATGCTGAGCTGGACCTGGTGGTACACGtgtataatcccagtactcaagccAGTTGGaggcagtctgggctacatagtgagctcaaagccagcctgggctacacaaatagttgttacaggatatttgaactTGTTTCTAGTTATGTTGTACATggttcagcccttagcacacacctttaacccctctggctagaatacagacatatTTTtatgctcacctttaatcccaaactgaaggtaaagttagtttgcagAAGGACACACttgtgtttgaaagtgatatctaattgagtggcagaaaaagtgacaaatcagagaaagatttgacagaataggatctgcccatctctcatgagaaaagaaagaaaagggaagctattcaagggagagagagagacaatgcAAGAAGAGAGTACAGTCCAGGATACAGTAGAGTTCATGGAGACAGCACAGTAGGGTTGAGAGGAAGAGTAGAGCAgcccagagagggagaaggaggagtgtGACCAGGAGAGGTTTACAGAGACAgactgaagagagaacaagctagacgcAGGGAAGACAGaacgagccagagaatgagaaggagccaaaagattagaacataatgccaaagttagtatgaggccaagcagaataaaagtcagaggctgagagaaaagCCAGATCGAATCAGTGAGCTGGGAGAGGAGTttcagccagaacagctgagttgaaccaggcagccagggctcagaaagaacaagaaagggtgagcttattcagagcaagtctcagaggctgaaaacattctagccTAGATCAGGTTGTACGGAGACTAGAGGCTTCCAGGGCTAGGCTTAGGTTAGCGGACAGAGACAGGAAGCCTCTGAGAGGACAACTCAATCAGGAGAATAAAAAGCTACTTTTACAAAGAGTGAGATCCTGATTCAGtgagccaaaaccaaaccaatgaaCAGGCGATTTGACACATCTTAAAGGGCTCAGGCTATCTGAGGCTCCACGAGGACACTGCCCAGTTATGAATGGGCTCCAACAGGGATGGGCATTCCCATCAGAgaaagagactgaagcaggaaatCACAAGGCAGAGCCCTAAAAAAGAGCTTCCAACTGGCTGAGACTAAGTCTCTCTGGATGACAAAGTACACTCTGGGCAGAGGGTCAATAAGAGGCAGAAGCCCCAGACACAACCATATCATCTTACAGAGCAGAGCTTCTCTACCCAGCACCTGGGCTGACAACCTCCCTCACCTCCCAAAGGCTGATGGTGAGGGTTCCCCAGCATCCTTTCAGCAGACAAAAGGAGTATCTCTATCTTGACCTGGGGCCTAGACTAAGCATCACCATTGTTGGGCAAACAGGCACTATACCTACAGGTTAAGTCCTAGCAGACACACCACTCCCTGGACAAACCCCCCAAACCTGAGTTCCTTTGAGCCTTTAGACTAACTTCCCGCTGACAAAGAAACGCATCAGATGGTCGGACTTCGTAATAACTTGCctggattatttttctttttcgggggtggggggtggggtagggtggggtgggggtggagtgagcAGTATTAAGATGTGCAAAGGTGGATGCTGCAGCCTAGatctaaaaaaaatccctaagGTCCTAGCATGCAAGGCTTATTCTTCCAAGTGGAGCTACAGGGAGGTGGTAAGCTTTAAAAGGCTGGGCCTAAAGAGAGGTCTTCCGGAGCGCACACTTGAAGCACAGACTGCAAGCCTGGccccttcatcctttcttccctctgccaAGTACTCTGCAGCAATGTGCTGCTTTACCATAGGCCCCAAAGCAGCAGTACCAAGTGCAAGTGGACTGCCACCTCTAGAGCAGTGAGCTAAAGTGAATTTCGTTTTAAAAGgagagattttgttgttgttgttgtttttttttttttggttttgttttatgaattttgctggcatatatgTCTGCAAAACACGAGAGTCTGGCATCTGCAGAGGCTGTAAGAGAGCTGGAGCTACGGAtgggtgtgagctaccatgtgggttctgggcaaGAGGAACAAGTGCTTTAAACTGCTGAGTCATTAGTAAAACAACACCAAACtcaacttttaaatttaaatctatGGGTACGTATAGGCCACATGGTGCATTGAGTgcccacagaggcaggaagagggggttgggtcctctggagctggagttacagtggttCTGAGCtgtctgatatgggtgctgggaactaaactcaggccGTCTATAAGAACATGTTCTCAGCTGCGACCACCTCCAGCCCCCAAACTGGTTTTCTTTGtaaattatttcatgtatgtagTTAATGGAAAACGGCCTATCggcaggaaggaaaaagaaaggaaaaagaaagtcttAGAAGCTAAAGAGAGCCAAATACAACATACAACATTGGGAAAAATCTAAGTGCTATTCTTAGAAAACCTATACATGGCTGGATAGCGtatattagttttgttttgggacaaagtccatagcccaggctgattCATTATGTAACTGAGGAGGACTttcaacttctgatccttctgcctctacctcccaagagctggaactACAGGCAGGCATTGCCATTCTCAGATCAGAATGCCGCTATGCTGGTCAGATAAACACCGTGGCTATGTagttgttgtggtttgaatgagcacGGCCCCTactggctcatatatttgaatatgtttTCCAGCCAGTGGGACcaggaagaattaggaggtgtgtccttgatggaggaggtgtgtccctgggcgtgggatctgaggtttcaaaagacaatATTAGCAGTGCCCCACTCTTTGCCTCTAGCTTGTAgattaagatgtgagctctcagctgttcctgctacCATGCCATTGCCCTGCCATCATGGACactagccctctgaaactgtaagccctaaaccattttcttttataagttgcctttgtcatggtgtcttaccacagcaatagcagagaaacaaagacaacagACTTACATCAATTTAGGACACGGTTCCTTAAAGTGAAGGAAGGGTCACATTTTTACAGACTCCTCTAGAAGCAGTTCTTAAATACATACACATCAATAAGGCCCAACAGGTCAGCTGAATCTATTGAGTTCCATTCATTGGTGGCTTGgctatccatatatatgtatatatttcttcaaattttaatttttatcatttgCAACCTTTGGTATCTGAAACATTGGAAAGgctaaacaaatttttaaaaattattattattttttgagacagggtctccctataactgccttggctgtcctggaactctctatgtagaccaagctgttgTCAAAATCATAGAtgtgcttgcctcagtctcctgagtgctgggactaaaaagTTTGTACCACTATATACAGCTTGCTgatttactttatatgtatgagtatttgcctatacatgtgtgtatcacatgtgttcctggtgcctttggaggcaagaagagaatgtaagatcctctggaactgaagttacagatggttgtaactTGGGCGCTGGGAACCTAACCCAGATcttaagagcagtaagtgtttttaactgttgagccatttttccagccccacTGGGAGTTATCAGAAGCAATGAGGGCACCTCATGGACCCACCCTTCATAGGTCCCCACCCCACTCTACTACAACCGAAAATGAGTCCACTATGAGAGACGCTAAGGCATACTGGGAAATGAATATAAATTAAGGgtttattacaaaataaaaagtgtTAAGTTTCTCCTTGTCAGTGattcaagaaaacaaagccaTGAGCCCTTGGTGGAGCTGAGGCCAGGACAACCTGAGTGCAGGCTGGGGGTCCAAAGCCAGGCTCACGAGCGGGCGGATAAACACTGATTAACAACCTCAAGCAGGTGTGTATTCTCCAGGGCAGCTGCCACTCGCTCCTTATCTGCAAGTTGTTTGTTCACTGGGTAGGAAAAGAAGGGTGGAAAAACAGGATTAAAGCAAACTTGGGCCAGGTTGCTAGCCTCAGTATACATTATATTTCTACCAATAAAGTTCTTTTCTGATAGTCTCAGGACTCCAAGCCTGGATCAGGCTATATGCATCACCTGTACCCATAACTAGCTTCATCATTTGGAATGCCCGTCACCACCAGGGACTGCTTATGTCTGCCTCCCTCCAGTGTTTCCTGAAGCCCGACCCAATGTCCCTGTGTACTTGAGGACCACAGGAGGGTGGGTCATGGGAAGCAGGAGATTTCAGTCAGGCCAGCTTTGGTCTAAGCTGTAGTATGGCCATTTTATTCACTTAGTCCCCTGGTCCTAATCTTGCCCCCACAGATGACTGTGGCAAAGGGGAAGCCTCACCTAGTTTGGGGCCCAGCAGTCCACACTAACCTGCATGCTCGGAGGCGTGGGTCCCGGGTGTAATGTGTACATCCATCTGCAGGAAAGACAATGTGGGCCCGAGCATTTACCCGCCTGTCCTTTTCTTTTGGACACTACCTCCCAACCATCTGAACTCCCAGTCACCCCTCTTGATTCTGGCTCTTCCAAGCCACCCCAAACCCACCTGCAGTCAGTCAATCCACTTTTACCCTAGGACCTAGTCAGCGACTATTGACTTTAAAAGCCTTCCAGTGCCTCGATCGATCACGCCCATTCACAGCTCCCAGCTGCCCTTTCCACCACACTCCTATTTTCTGgagttttttccccccaatattCTTGTCACATCAACTTGGGGGTTCAACTCTGCGAGTTCGGATCCTTCCGATCTCCGCCCGATGTCCCCTCGCCCGCCCCAGTAGTTTGTTTCACCCTCGGGGGCTTGACTCCAACTGACCTTGAACCGCTGGGGAAGGGATCGCAGCAGCTTGACTTTGATGGAGAGGCCAATAAGCGTGGCCATGCTGCAGTGTGGGATGGTGGGTGTGAAGGCCACTGCTACTGTGCTCTCTGGGTCGCTAACCTGCGATGACAAGGGAGATCAGATCGCAGTGATCGCACGGCGGCCCCTAGCCCAAAGACACTCTTTAGTTTATCGATTTGGGCAAGTCACCCAACTTTTTATCGGCTCCATAAACATTAACACACCTCCCACAGATCCTCTTGGGGGCTTGTGAACGGAGAACACCAGCCTCTGAGGTACAACGGTACCTTTTTGATTACTCGAGTAAACTACTCACCTGAATCCGAACTTGCTCTACTACGTTCAATTCCTCCAGTGTCAGTGGATGCTCCGGGTCATTAATGGAGCGGATAAGATGTGCCAAGTGAAGGAAAAGGGACTCTAAGTTTTGGCCCACTCAAAATCTCCGCAGGCAACGCCTAACCGGGACACCCCTCCACCAGCGGGCTGCGCATCACTTCTTGCCGACACCCCAAGCCCCCACCGTCCCGCCAGCGCCCTGCAGCGACGGATATCGAAGATCTCCCGGGCGTCGATGCTGTCCGGCACTTCCTCATCTTCCTCGCCCGCCGTCACTGGCCGCTCCCCGGAACGCTCATAGATGAGGGGGTTAGCGTTCTCTAAGAGCCCGCCGCCGCTACCGCCGCCGCCCACCATCCCGGAACCGCGGTTCCCACAATCCCCCGGTGGTGTGTACTTCCGCTCCTTCCGCGCACTTCCTGGGAACGAGGAGAGGGCGTGGTGTGGCTACGGGGTCGTGCAAGGGACACGCCACACTCCAGGGATTCGGCGAGTAGTTTGCTAGAAGCGGTGTATTTGTCGTGCGGGCTACTCCGAAAGCGGGAAAAATGTTGGTAGCTCTCGCCGGGGCGTCCCTTCGGTTCTTAGCCGTGGGATCCTGTTGGGAGCTGGATCGCAGGAAGCCAACACCGTCTGACAAGGGCACTAAAGGCTCCTTGTGATTGGGCCTTGGGACGCTCCAGCTCGCTGTCACGCTATCGTAGAACCGTAGATCTAATGACACGCTGGTTTCCTCTAGTAGGAATCGGCAGCACTAGTTACATGCTTGTTAAGTAGATACGCGATCCTAAACTCTCACCTCAGAGCATCCTAATGTAGACCGTGGTGACCTCTAGGCCACTTGAATCTGATCTGCCCTGAGAAGGCAGCACTTAATTTATCCTATAACCCCTCCCTACCAGACTGTCTCCTTTGCTGTCAGCCAGGCTATGGAGGCCACGAATGCCTTAGCAGGCAGAAATATCATTCTTGGCATGGGTGATGTCATGTCCAGCTTGTCTAAAGAATGGGAAATTGCACATATAATTCCCACAGTCTTTTTCGTAACTCAGGAGAGGCAGGGTTGGTGGAAGACAGACTTGTGCCATTGGGACCAGCACACGTGGCCCATGGCTGACTGCTCGCAGGACTGAATGATGGCAGCAGGTCCAGAGGTCCCTCAGTGAGCCTGGATGGATAAGCTGGGGTCTTGTAGTGGGTAAAAACAGTGTTTGAAAACAAAGAGTACTTTGACAAGGCTGACCTAAAGGTCACAAGGAGGTAGCAACACCCACAGTGCGGCGCCCGCTGATAGAACAGACTCAACTTTGATGCCATCTGTACATTTCCAGTCCCATCATGACCAGTCACATGGGGAAATCTCTTTCATTTGAGTGGTATTGATGTGGGTGTCCACGCCTTCCTGCTAGTTCCCTTCGCCAAGCTGCCTCTAGGGATGCTGTGGTTTATACCCCTGGGCCACCTAAACTGTGTAAAGGATGGGACCTCTGATCCAGCAATGTAAGTTCTCCTGGGGCCAAGGGGACTTAAGGGACCTCTGAGCTCTGGGTCAGGCTGCAGCAGTTTTTCCATCTCAACCCCACTGGGATTTCCAGCACTGTCGGGAAGATTCTCACattcattaaaattttaactaCATTTGAGAAGAGGGCACATGCCACAATGTGttaagtggaggtcagaggacaagtttcagGAGGGGTTCTCTCTTCTA
The Mus musculus strain C57BL/6J chromosome 8, GRCm38.p6 C57BL/6J genome window above contains:
- the Ciao2b gene encoding cytosolic iron-sulfur assembly component 2B, whose translation is MVGGGGSGGGLLENANPLIYERSGERPVTAGEEDEEVPDSIDAREIFDLIRSINDPEHPLTLEELNVVEQVRIQVSDPESTVAVAFTPTIPHCSMATLIGLSIKVKLLRSLPQRFKMDVHITPGTHASEHAVNKQLADKERVAAALENTHLLEVVNQCLSARS